A part of Amphiprion ocellaris isolate individual 3 ecotype Okinawa chromosome 16, ASM2253959v1, whole genome shotgun sequence genomic DNA contains:
- the epcam gene encoding epithelial cell adhesion molecule: MMKLWILVVLSALAVGASAQTCLCETMKWATCERDPCRCTILVGNNDKQVLNCTKLIPKCFLMKAEMYRAKKGMDTRTGGKPVESAFVDNDGIYDPVCENDGKFKAKQCNNTEECWCVNSAGVRRTDKGDKDIKCEELVETYWVRLQLKHKPVTGTVDETKLKAAIGDAMNKRYKNFDKSLVDKVEYDPDARLIVVDVKKPMNDRKVDLTNMAYYMEKDVKVLPLFLSQDKFEPTVGSQKLEMENILVYYVDEKAPTFTMKNLSGGIIAVIVVVVLAVVAGLLVLFFARRRQNQQYKQAQHREMDNL; the protein is encoded by the exons atgATGAAGCTGTGGATTCTTGTGGTCCTCTCTGCCTTGGCGGTGGGAGCCTCTGCTCAGACCT GTTTATGTGAAACTATGAAGTGGgccacctgtgagagagatccATGCCGATGTACGATTCTGGTGGGCAACAATGATAAACAGGTCCTGAACTGCACAAAAT TGATCCCCAAGTGCTTCCTGATGAAGGCTGAGATGTACAGAGCTAAGAAAGGTATGGACACTCGTACAGGAGGAAAGCCGGTGGAGTCGGCCTTTGTGGACAACGACGGCATCTACGACCCCGTCTGTGAGAACGACGGCAAATTCAAGGCCAAGCAGTGCAACAACACTGAGGAGTGCTGGTGCGTCAACAGTGCTGGCGTTCGTCGTACCGACAAGGGAGACAAGGATATCAAGTGTgaggagctggtggagacctA ctGGGTCCGTCTTCAGCTGAAACACAAACCAGTGACAGGTACAGTGGATGAGACCAAACTGAAGGC TGCCATTGGGGATGCCATGAATAAGCGCTACAAGAACTTTGACAAGAGCTTGGTGGACAAAGTTGAG TATGACCCTGATGCCCGCCTGATTGTGGTGGATGTGAAGAAGCCAATGAATGACCGCAAGGTTGACCTGACCAACATGGCCTACTACATGGAGAAAGAT GTGAAGGTGCTGCCCCTGTTCCTGAGCCAGGACAAGTTTGAGCCCACTGTGGGCAGCCAGAAGCTGGAGATGGAGAACATCCTGGTGTACTATGTGGACGAGAAGGCCCCAACTTTCACCATGAAGAACCTGTCGGGTGGAATCATTGCTGTCAtcgtggtggtggtgctggcaGTGGTTGCTGGCCTGCTGGTCCTG ttcTTTGCCAGAAGGCGACAGAATCAGCAATACAAACAAGCCCAG CATAGAGAGATGGACAACTTGTAA